Part of the Pyricularia oryzae 70-15 chromosome 3, whole genome shotgun sequence genome, CTCTCTTGACGAGGGCTGGCAGTGTTCCTGTTGGCATTGCGTCCTGCTCTGCCGCCCTGATTCCTGTTGGGAGGCATGGTTGCTTCGATTTGTCGTGTATTGTGATTCTTAACGCTATTCCTACTCTGATAAGAACACACTGAGAGTCTGGAGTTTCTACACGAGGGCGATCCATGTCACAGGTAATAAGTGAGGTCATATTATTTGGATCAGGTAGCATCGGTGAGACAGAAACAAAGGAGCCATTGAGCGAGGAGCCCAATGGTCTGAGTATGCAAGCGGCATTCGCGTTGAGTGGTTGTCAAAAGACAAAGCAGAGGTGAGCCGAGATGTCTATGTTCTGATGGATCTCATATCCGAAAACGGAATGGTTGTCAGAACCAAGAGCATACATGCCTATTGAGCGACCGACAAACAAACCTAAAAGTCTCAATGACCGAAAACATCGATTAATTTGAAAAAAAGATATAGAAATCAAGAAACCCGTTCAGGTTTAGGCTAAAGCCATCGCTTGATGGTGAGTCTTGTTCCCTCCCTATGAAGTAGGGCCGCGAGGTCAATGTTCACTGGAACAGTAAATCTCTGCATATGAGGAGCAAGTCGGGCAATGAAGTGGACACAGTCTTGTCGCGCCATGTGGTGGAGGGTGACTGATCAGAGTACGCAATTGCCGAACCATCTTGCTGCCTCGCCATGATGTCGTCGCGACGGATGACAGACAGATAGAGACGGAGAAGTTTATGGGTCCTTCGGAGATATTTTGGTTGCATTAGGTAGGGTGGATTGAAGAAGTCGATCATGTACAGTAGCTAGCTAGCTTGCTAGGTGCTCGTACTTGTAAACCAACCCCCACACAACGGGTGGATGACTAATTGAGGCTGCGCATGCTGGCAGCACAATGTGGAACCGAACCAATTCAACGTTGGAACATCATCCGTGGCGTCGGACCGTCAGTGGACTCGCCTGGCTGCTAGGTAATTAAGCTaaggtactgtactgtacacgCAACGCAATCGCGACCAGACAGACCCCCAGCAGCCAAATCAACCATTTTACTACCTATCGACttgaaagccgggctataggTAACTTTGCCGCTGTCACAATCGCTACTGGCGGCGATGTTTACGCTGTTTTGCACCACGAAGCAGCCTTTCTCTTTTCCTCTTTTCATGCTAGATTAGCCCTGCACACTGCCTCAGCTGGCCTcatgagcagcagcagtaacGACCTGCACCGCCGCTACTACCACCATCCCTTCCGTTACATCTACCGCCGCGCGCGTGTCGACTTCTCTGTTTCGGCATCTGTACGCTGAGGCCCTCCTCTCATTTACAGCATCACAAGCCACATTTCAGTCTGGCTGCAAGAGCCGTCGATCGAGTCCTGGCAACTGCTCGACAATCCctgaaacaaagaaaaaaaaaagcactgtCTACCACGAATCGAATAACCGAAGTCTATCATCTGTGCAGCTTTTTGGTGCACTGAGGAGCCCCGAGCCCTCCCATGACGACAAATCCCCTAAGTTCGTCTTTGCCAGCTTCCTTCCGACCGATTCATACTTCTCCTCACGATGCCCTCAAACTCAAACCACCGGTATGAGGCTCTTCAAGACCTAGCGCCAATACCGACGTATGATGAGGCCATGGCCGGGAGTAGCGGACCGCCGCAAGAGACCAGATCCCTGCTGCGCACCCATCAGCGCAGCAACTCGACAGCCACCGACCCCGATAGCCCAGTCCGGTCGCGCCGACAGAATGGCAATAATTACAGACCACCCACAGTGGAgacggacgacgaggacagcCTATGGGGCTCCGATGATGGGGAGGGTGATGCGGCGCAGGTCAGGAGGGAGATGCAAGAGTTGGAGATGGAGGACGATGATGACCATGCCGTTGGGAGGGGTCGTTCTACGATATTCGGGAAACGACTAGGCTTCTCACTGCCAAGATGGAAATGGAGGTGGCAGATGCCGCGTCTGCGAATCCAACTACCGACCGCAAACGTGACGAGTTCAGGGGCCGGTCCCAGCTCGTTGGAAGAGGGTGGCGGATCGGGCGAAACGGCATCGGACCGGTTACTACCATTGCGCACGCTCTGGGAGCGAATGCCACCGATCAATGCCGCGCAGGTCTGTCTTGTGTTTGGTCGCATCTTTGCCATCTTCCTGATTCTTGGATTCTTGTATTTTGTCTTCATGAGCGACCTCATGAGAGGCATGCGCCGTGTTGGAGAATACAACCCCGAGTCCGTCCGCTCGTGGCTCCTGGTTCACGTGAACCCCAACAACATCCGAGACCACTTGCAACACTTTACGAGCTATGCCCACATGGCCGGCACAGAGGGCGACTATGCGCTGGCCACCGACGTCAAGAACAGCTTCACTAGCTACGGCCTGGAGGACGTCTCGGTGGAGGAGTACTACGTTTACGTCAACTACCCTAAGAAGGATGGCCGTGCGGTGGAGATTTTGGACGGCGGCAATAAAGTCCAGTGGTCGGCAAAGATTGAAGAGGAGGAGCACGCCGCCGAGTCGGCAGGGAGGCAGACATACGTTTTCCATGGCCACTCCAAGAGCGGGGTCGTACAGGGGCCGCTCATGTATGCCAACTATGGAAGCAGGGAGGACTTCAAGAGGTTGTACGACACCGGCATTGATACGAAGGGAGCCATTGCCCTAGTTAGGCATTACGGCTCTCAGGAGGATGTGGGGCTGAAGGTCAAGGCGGCCGAGCTGGCAGGTTTCGCAGGCTGTATCGTATACAGCGACCCGAGCGATGATGGCTTCAGAGTGGGCGAACCCGCGCCCAATGGAAGGTATATGCCCGAAGATGGGGTACAGCGTGGTTCGGTATCATTGTCGAGCTGGCTCATGGGAGACCCTTTGTCGCCCGGTTGGGAAAGCACAGGGAGGATTCCAACCCGATTGGAGCCGGAAAAGTCCAAGGGGCTCGTGCAAATCCCCAGCATTCCGCTCGCCTGGCGGGATGCTAAAGAACTACTCAAGCGGCTGCAGGGCTTTGGTGTCAAAACGCCCGAGGACTGGATTGGAGGCGTGCCCGATGTGAAAGAATGGTGGACTGGCAACCTGTCTTCACCCATCGTGCGGTTGCGAAACGAGCAAGACGAGgtcaaaaagaaggaaattTGGAACGTCTACGGCCGAATCAGCGGAGGCGAGCAGCAAGCCAAGTCAATCGTCATCGGCAACCGTCGCGACTCGATGGCCTTCGGGGCGGCGGGTCCAGGCTCTGGCACGGCCGTCATGATGGAAGTCGCGCGCTTGTTTGGCGATTTGCGCGCACGTGGATGGGTGCCCATGCGGACCATTGACTTTATGAGCTGGGACGGAGGCGAGTTCAACAATGCCGGCTCGACCGAGTTTGTGGAGAAGAATCTGGACTCGCTGCGTGCCGACGCAATGGCCTATATCAACCTCGACGAGGCAGTCACGGGGTCGACTTTCCGTGCGTCCGGCTCGCCCTTCTTCCGCCGCCTGATCCTGCAGGTTCTTCATAGAATCAACGATCCGATCGCGAACCAGACTCTGCGAACAATCTGGGATGAGCGCAACAGCAAACTGGAGGGCCTTGGCTCCGCGTCCGACTACGCAGCCTTCCAAAACATTGCGGGCACGTCATCGCTCGACATCGGCTTCACCGGTGTCGAAAATTCGCACGGCCGGCATCCCCGCAAGTCGAGCTATGATGACTTTGAATGGATGCAGCGGCAGGGTGACCCTCAGTTTATATACCACACTCTGCTGGCCCAAATACTGGCCATGATAATCATAGAGCTCGCAGACCGACCCATCATTCCTTTGGATACAGACGCGTTCGCCGACAGCCTCTCCGCTTGGGCAGACGAATTCGTCGAATGGACCGAGAACAAGGGCGCGCATCAGGAGGGCCACCCTCCCTTTGAGATCATGAAGCTGCGCGAAGCAGCCGAGTACCTAGCTGCCGAGACGAGAAAGTTTGGCAAGTGGGAGATCAAGTGGGAAAACATGGTCATGTCGACGAGCTCGTTCGAGCCCCTGATCCTTGCAAGGCAGAGGATGGAGTTTAACGCTCGCATGGGGCGGTTGGACTCGAACTTGCTTGATTTTGATCAACATGGCGGAGTAAGTTCACAATCATACAACGGGCAGGCCTCTTCAATTTGCTATCTGCCGAAATACTAACATTTTGTCTGCGATTATCAAAAGGCACCAAACCGCACCCAATTCAAGCACGTCTTGTTTGGCCCTCAATTATGGAACAGTCGGGAGCCGGGATATTTCCCCGCAATCCGCGATGCGGT contains:
- a CDS encoding glutamate carboxypeptidase 2; the encoded protein is MPSNSNHRYEALQDLAPIPTYDEAMAGSSGPPQETRSLLRTHQRSNSTATDPDSPVRSRRQNGNNYRPPTVETDDEDSLWGSDDGEGDAAQVRREMQELEMEDDDDHAVGRGRSTIFGKRLGFSLPRWKWRWQMPRLRIQLPTANVTSSGAGPSSLEEGGGSGETASDRLLPLRTLWERMPPINAAQVCLVFGRIFAIFLILGFLYFVFMSDLMRGMRRVGEYNPESVRSWLLVHVNPNNIRDHLQHFTSYAHMAGTEGDYALATDVKNSFTSYGLEDVSVEEYYVYVNYPKKDGRAVEILDGGNKVQWSAKIEEEEHAAESAGRQTYVFHGHSKSGVVQGPLMYANYGSREDFKRLYDTGIDTKGAIALVRHYGSQEDVGLKVKAAELAGFAGCIVYSDPSDDGFRVGEPAPNGRYMPEDGVQRGSVSLSSWLMGDPLSPGWESTGRIPTRLEPEKSKGLVQIPSIPLAWRDAKELLKRLQGFGVKTPEDWIGGVPDVKEWWTGNLSSPIVRLRNEQDEVKKKEIWNVYGRISGGEQQAKSIVIGNRRDSMAFGAAGPGSGTAVMMEVARLFGDLRARGWVPMRTIDFMSWDGGEFNNAGSTEFVEKNLDSLRADAMAYINLDEAVTGSTFRASGSPFFRRLILQVLHRINDPIANQTLRTIWDERNSKLEGLGSASDYAAFQNIAGTSSLDIGFTGVENSHGRHPRKSSYDDFEWMQRQGDPQFIYHTLLAQILAMIIIELADRPIIPLDTDAFADSLSAWADEFVEWTENKGAHQEGHPPFEIMKLREAAEYLAAETRKFGKWEIKWENMVMSTSSFEPLILARQRMEFNARMGRLDSNLLDFDQHGGAPNRTQFKHVLFGPQLWNSREPGYFPAIRDAVEAEDWKTASERLETAVKIMRAAGLELESPS